A genomic window from Glycine soja cultivar W05 chromosome 10, ASM419377v2, whole genome shotgun sequence includes:
- the LOC114371124 gene encoding uncharacterized protein LOC114371124: MADVRGRDTWTEELPSLIEDSGVLYGGDPTTTTTTTTTTSFEVYAPHSESGESFKEQALGFVMAWCEILMELGRGFRDILRQNLMNEDSYVVRKFGGPCSKVSKRLRFLNDFLPEDRDPVHAWSVVFFVFILALAAISVDPSREAVAPAVKVRQHPPCASRVLLPDGRYMAYHEQGVPADTARFSLVAPHSFLSSRLAGLPGVKASLLEEYGIRLVTYDLPGFGESDPHPNRNLNSSAMDVLHLVNAVNVTDKFWLLCHSSGCIHAWASLRYIPEKIAGAAMLAPMINPYDTDMTKEETKRTWEKWLQRRKMMYSLARRFPKLLTFFYRKSFLPEKHDEIDKLLSFSLGKKDKLMIEEPEFEEFWQRDVEESVRQGNIRPFIEEAVLQVSNWGFDLKELHVQKKCQTRGILLWLKSMYSQADCELAGFLGLTHIWQGLDDRVVPPSVMEYIERVLPEAVIHKLPNEGHFSYFYFCDQCHRQIFATLFGTPQGPVERQEETATVLEEEVSQVPV; this comes from the exons ATGGCGGATGTGAGAGGGAGGGACACGTGGACGGAGGAGCTGCCCAGTCTGATAGAGGATTCGGGAGTGCTCTACGGTGGAGATCCGACGAcgacgacaacaacaacaacaacgacgTCGTTTGAGGTGTACGCGCCGCATAGCGAGTCGGGGGAGAGCTTCAAGGAGCAGGCCTTGGGGTTCGTGATGGCGTGGTGCGAGATACTCATGGAGTTGGGGAGAGGCTTCAGGGACATTCTGCGACAGAACTTGATGAACGAGGATTCGTATGTGGTTAGGAAGTTCGGTGGACCTTGTTCCAAGGTTTCGAAGCGGCTGAGGTTTCTCAACGACTTTCTCCCCGAGGATCGCGATCCCGTCCACGCTTGGTCCGTTGTGTTCTTCGTTTTCATTCTCGCGCTTGCAG CTATAAGTGTAGATCCCAGTCGTGAAGCAGTGGCCCCTGCGGTGAAGGTCCGTCAACATCCTCCTTGTGCTAGTCGCGTGCTACTTCCAGATGGTAGATACATGGCTTATCACGAGCAAGGTGTTCCAGCTGACACAGCTAGATTTTCACTTGTTGCTCCACACTCTTTTCTTTCATCCAGACTAGCAG GTTTACCTGGAGTCAAAGCATCACTGCTTGAAGAGTACGGCATACGTCTGGTCACATATGATCTTCCTGGTTTTGGGGAGAGTGATCCTCATCCCAACAGAAATCTCAACTCATCAGCTATGGATGTGCTGCATCTAGTCAATGCTGTCAATGTTACTGATAAATTCTGGTTACTGTGCCACTCTAGTGGATGCATTCATGCTTGGGCTTCTCTCAGATATATTCCCGAGAAAATTGCAG GTGCAGCAATGTTGGCTCCTATGATTAATCCATATGACACAGACATGACTAAGGAGGAGACAAAGAGAACTTGGGAGAAGTGGctgcaaaggaggaaaatgatgTATTCCTTGGCTCGTAGATTTCCAAAACTTCTCACTTTTTTCTATCGGAAAAGCTTCTTGCCTGAAAAGCATGACGAGATTGATAAGCTGCTATCTTTCTCACTAGGAAAGAAG GATAAACTTATGATTGAAGAACCAGAATTTGAGGAATTTTGGCAGAGGGATGTGGAGGAGTCAGTTCGTCAGGGAAACATACGCCCATTTATAGAAGAAGCTGTTCTGCAGGTATCAAATTGGGGTTTTGACCTTAAGGAACTTCATGTGCAAAAGAAGTGTCAAACAAGAGGCATACTTCTTTGGTTGAAATCCATGTACAGTCAGGCGGACTGTGAATTAGCAGGATTTCTTGGCCTTACACATATATGGCAG GGACTGGATGATAGGGTGGTCCCACCATCAGTGATGGAATATATAGAAAGGGTTTTGCCAGAGGCTGTTATCCATAAGCTTCCAAACGAGGGCCACTTCTCCTATTTCTATTTCTGTGATCAATGCCATAGGCAGATTTTCGCCACTCTCTTTGGAACTCCTCAAGGTCCCGTTGAACGACAAGAAGAAACTGCAACTGTATTGGAGGAAGAGGTTTCACAAGTACCTGTTTGA